The proteins below come from a single Rhizobium rhizoryzae genomic window:
- a CDS encoding ABC transporter permease: MIAYLPKSAVVLTLCLLFLPITFGLLGTLLPAFGYLPALGHHGLSLQPFRDLASTPGLVTATVLSMATGLVATLISLAVTLVFIAGHAGTPMLSRMQHLLAPLLAVPHAAVAFGVAFLFAPSGFLIRLAAPFLGIDRPPDVLIPHDPLGFTMIAGLVIKETPFLLLVTLAALPQVELGAARRLAASFGYGRIAGFVYLLWPTLYRQIRFAVYAVIAYTSSVVDVALILGPNLPGTLAVQLVQWMNDPDLDARFLASAGAVLQLGVTLAALLLWFFLERLSAIMMRNARERGWRFERDRLLCRASVLAVGLVGGVVFAGLAILAIWSLAGLWRFPDILPQSFTLRSWMSASPSLGNAVVTTLITGFASTLLAIALTIGCLERELQTGRNVGEKSLLMLYLPLIVPQITFVFGLQLLFIGTGSGDRLAALVLVHLVFVLPYVFLSLADPWRALDRRYEIIATALGRSRISVLLSIRLPMLMRPILTAMAVGFSVSVAQYLPTVLIGEGRLATITTEAVALASGNNRRVIAVYALLQTMLPFLAFALASLIPAALHSDRQEMKV; encoded by the coding sequence TTGATCGCATATCTGCCAAAGAGTGCGGTCGTCCTCACGCTTTGCCTTCTGTTCCTGCCGATCACTTTTGGGCTTCTTGGCACGCTGCTGCCAGCCTTCGGCTATCTCCCGGCGCTCGGTCACCATGGCCTTAGCCTTCAGCCGTTTCGAGATCTTGCCTCGACACCGGGCTTGGTCACGGCGACCGTGTTGAGTATGGCAACCGGCCTTGTTGCCACCCTCATCTCTCTCGCTGTAACTCTGGTTTTCATAGCAGGGCACGCAGGAACCCCGATGCTGTCGCGCATGCAGCATCTGCTGGCGCCTCTGCTGGCGGTTCCTCATGCCGCTGTCGCCTTCGGCGTTGCCTTTCTGTTTGCCCCCTCGGGTTTTCTCATTCGCCTTGCTGCTCCATTCCTGGGGATCGATAGGCCGCCGGACGTCCTTATTCCTCATGATCCACTGGGATTTACGATGATCGCAGGGCTCGTGATCAAGGAAACGCCGTTTCTTTTGCTGGTTACGCTCGCGGCTTTGCCACAGGTGGAGCTTGGCGCTGCACGCAGGCTGGCGGCATCCTTTGGTTACGGCAGGATCGCGGGCTTCGTCTACCTCCTCTGGCCGACGCTGTACCGGCAGATCCGTTTCGCCGTCTATGCTGTCATTGCCTATACGTCTTCGGTCGTTGATGTTGCGTTGATCCTCGGTCCTAACCTGCCCGGCACATTGGCGGTTCAGCTGGTGCAGTGGATGAATGATCCCGATCTCGATGCACGCTTTCTCGCATCGGCCGGTGCCGTGCTGCAACTGGGCGTGACGCTGGCTGCACTACTTCTCTGGTTTTTTCTCGAGCGGCTCTCTGCGATCATGATGAGGAACGCTCGAGAGAGAGGGTGGCGGTTCGAAAGGGATCGACTTTTATGCCGCGCCTCCGTCCTCGCGGTTGGCCTGGTCGGCGGCGTTGTTTTCGCTGGACTTGCCATTCTCGCAATCTGGTCGCTCGCCGGTCTCTGGCGATTTCCAGATATCCTGCCACAGAGCTTCACATTGCGAAGTTGGATGAGTGCCTCGCCAAGCCTGGGAAATGCGGTCGTGACGACGTTAATCACTGGCTTCGCGTCAACGCTCCTTGCCATCGCGCTCACAATCGGCTGCCTGGAGAGGGAGCTTCAGACCGGACGCAATGTCGGCGAGAAATCGCTGCTGATGCTTTATCTGCCGCTGATTGTGCCGCAGATTACCTTCGTTTTCGGCTTGCAGCTTCTGTTCATTGGCACTGGAAGCGGAGATAGGCTCGCAGCGCTCGTTCTCGTCCATCTGGTCTTTGTTCTGCCCTACGTTTTCCTCTCACTGGCCGATCCCTGGCGAGCCCTCGACCGGCGCTACGAAATCATCGCAACGGCTCTTGGTCGGTCACGGATCTCGGTGCTCCTGTCGATCCGCCTGCCCATGCTGATGCGTCCGATCCTGACAGCCATGGCCGTCGGCTTCTCTGTCTCTGTCGCGCAGTATCTGCCGACGGTGCTGATTGGCGAGGGCCGGCTAGCGACAATCACCACCGAGGCGGTCGCACTGGCCTCTGGTAACAACCGTCGTGTCATCGCAGTGTATGCCCTGCTGCAAACAATGCTGCCTTTTCTGGCTTTTGCGCTCGCGTCATTGATACCGGCGGCGCTCCACAGTGATCGTCAGGAGATGAAGGTCTGA
- a CDS encoding ATP-binding cassette domain-containing protein — MAERATSKGLFLSDVVIRLGTVTLIDLTADVAPGSVLTIMGPSGSGKSTLLSFISGFLNPVFDARGAMFVDGVDFLAFRPEERRAGILFQDPLLFPHMSVGRNVSFAIPASVSDRRQRQQIAADMLAEMDLGGFDDRDPATLSGGQKARVALARVLVSRPRLLLLDEPFAKLDMDLRAQMRTLVFDRAKIAGLPVVLVTHDEADAQAAGGRIYRIGLKGTAHG, encoded by the coding sequence ATGGCGGAGCGAGCAACTTCAAAAGGTCTCTTTCTTTCAGATGTTGTGATCCGTCTGGGCACGGTAACGCTGATCGATCTGACTGCCGACGTCGCGCCCGGTTCGGTTCTCACCATCATGGGACCGTCGGGATCGGGAAAATCTACCTTGCTCTCCTTCATTAGCGGCTTCCTCAATCCGGTCTTCGACGCCAGAGGTGCCATGTTCGTTGACGGTGTCGATTTTCTTGCATTTAGGCCGGAAGAACGTCGCGCCGGGATTTTGTTTCAGGACCCGCTGCTGTTTCCCCACATGTCGGTTGGCCGCAACGTGTCTTTCGCTATCCCGGCGAGTGTCTCCGACCGGCGTCAGCGTCAGCAGATCGCGGCAGATATGCTGGCGGAGATGGATCTCGGTGGATTTGATGACCGGGACCCTGCCACGCTCTCCGGCGGACAGAAGGCGCGGGTGGCGCTCGCCCGTGTTCTTGTCTCCCGCCCCAGGCTGTTACTGCTCGATGAACCCTTCGCCAAGCTCGATATGGACCTGCGCGCCCAAATGCGGACCCTGGTGTTCGATCGTGCAAAGATCGCCGGTCTTCCGGTCGTTCTCGTCACCCATGACGAGGCTGATGCCCAGGCCGCTGGCGGCCGAATTTATCGCATAGGGCTGAAGGGAACCGCCCATGGGTGA
- a CDS encoding FAD-dependent oxidoreductase: MGEQSETMAPILLLGGGHAHVEVVRLLGKAGLGAQIKLVSPSRQTPYSGMLPGYISGEYGFDDFHIDLATLCARSGVEFVETAATGIDVDRRFVLLANGERLRYGLLSINIGSVPSVPGGLSVGISVKPIASFTDRLAQLDALVAEGRISKLSVVGQGVAGIEVAFALKRRFEGHSVSISLVGRAAEVVPERSCRARKMLERELRNAKIVHTPAFDVLAVEDSELIARDERRLAVDEVIWTTSSGAPALLRDTGLLLDQDGFIRVDLTLQSLSHPDVFAAGDVASLPDPRPKAGVFAVKEGPILAGNIQRFLSKRRMKSYRPQSSWLVLISLGDGRAIADKWGFAILGSWVAKWKHRIDSRFMRKYR; the protein is encoded by the coding sequence ATGGGTGAGCAGAGCGAAACGATGGCTCCCATTTTGCTTCTCGGCGGTGGCCATGCCCATGTCGAGGTGGTGCGTCTGCTGGGGAAGGCAGGGCTTGGTGCGCAGATCAAGCTGGTGTCGCCGTCGCGTCAGACGCCGTATTCCGGCATGCTTCCTGGCTACATCTCCGGGGAATACGGATTTGACGATTTCCATATTGATCTGGCTACCCTGTGCGCACGCTCTGGCGTCGAGTTTGTTGAAACCGCTGCAACTGGGATCGACGTTGATCGCAGATTTGTCTTACTGGCGAATGGCGAACGCCTTCGCTACGGTCTGCTCTCAATCAATATCGGCTCCGTCCCATCAGTGCCTGGAGGTCTATCGGTTGGAATCTCCGTTAAGCCGATCGCGAGCTTTACTGATCGCCTTGCGCAGCTTGATGCTTTGGTCGCAGAAGGACGGATCTCGAAACTTTCAGTCGTTGGGCAAGGGGTTGCCGGCATCGAGGTGGCCTTCGCGCTCAAACGCCGGTTTGAAGGGCACAGCGTCAGTATCAGCCTCGTTGGTCGAGCAGCGGAGGTTGTTCCAGAGCGGAGTTGTCGCGCCCGGAAGATGCTGGAGCGGGAATTGCGAAACGCAAAAATTGTTCACACTCCAGCTTTCGATGTCCTGGCTGTTGAGGATAGTGAACTCATTGCCCGCGACGAACGGCGACTTGCCGTCGATGAGGTCATCTGGACGACGTCCAGCGGTGCACCTGCTCTCTTGCGGGATACTGGCCTTCTTCTCGACCAAGACGGTTTTATTCGCGTGGATCTTACCTTGCAATCTCTATCGCATCCGGATGTCTTCGCGGCCGGGGATGTCGCTTCACTGCCTGATCCGCGCCCCAAGGCTGGTGTCTTCGCTGTTAAGGAGGGACCGATCCTGGCAGGGAATATCCAGCGCTTCCTCTCTAAAAGGCGCATGAAGTCCTATCGGCCGCAATCTTCTTGGCTGGTGCTGATCTCGCTCGGAGACGGGCGGGCCATTGCAGACAAATGGGGCTTTGCGATTCTTGGATCTTGGGTGGCCAAATGGAAGCATCGCATCGATAGTCGTTTCATGCGGAAATATCGCTAA
- the nhaA gene encoding Na+/H+ antiporter NhaA, which yields MSSTSNSGRINSTLRRFLENEASGGLVLMAVALLAIVTANSPLAEDYFHILHVYIGPLSLQHWINDALMAVFFLMVGLEIKREILDGQLSTWSRRVLPGAAAAGGMAFPALFYILLNRDNPAALQGWAIPTATDIAFALGVLSLFGSRVPASLKIFLAALAIIDDLGAVIVIALFYTADLNLFALMGAALVWGNLFIFNKMKVKVLWPYLALGGVLWVLVFASGVHATLAGVMLALTIPLKLTPGTPEAMPDESPLHRLEHALHKPVAFIIVPIFGFANAGVSLSGLSFSVFGEPLTMGVAGGLVIGKLVGVLGIVTLLVKLGLAQLPAQASWGQVAGTALLCGIGFTMSLFIGLLAFNDPVVQDHVKIGILMGSLVSGVAGAVILTVSSRRQSDRPQSDQVAA from the coding sequence GTGTCTTCGACATCAAATTCAGGTCGCATCAATTCCACACTTCGGCGGTTTCTTGAAAATGAGGCTTCAGGTGGCCTCGTGCTTATGGCAGTCGCTCTCCTGGCAATCGTAACGGCCAATTCTCCCTTGGCCGAAGACTATTTCCATATTTTACACGTGTACATCGGTCCGCTCAGTCTCCAGCACTGGATCAATGATGCCTTGATGGCAGTGTTTTTTCTGATGGTTGGCCTGGAGATCAAGCGTGAGATTCTTGACGGACAGCTTTCGACGTGGAGCCGCAGGGTGCTGCCGGGTGCCGCCGCTGCAGGCGGCATGGCGTTTCCAGCACTTTTCTATATTCTCTTGAATCGCGACAATCCGGCGGCCCTTCAAGGGTGGGCGATACCCACCGCAACCGACATCGCATTTGCCCTCGGCGTCCTTTCGTTGTTCGGATCACGGGTTCCAGCCTCACTCAAGATCTTTCTGGCAGCGCTTGCGATCATCGACGACCTCGGCGCCGTGATTGTCATTGCCCTTTTCTATACGGCAGATTTGAATCTCTTTGCGCTCATGGGGGCAGCTCTTGTCTGGGGCAATCTCTTCATATTCAACAAGATGAAGGTCAAGGTGCTGTGGCCGTACCTGGCATTGGGCGGAGTGCTCTGGGTTCTCGTCTTTGCTTCCGGCGTTCATGCTACACTGGCTGGGGTCATGCTGGCATTGACCATTCCGTTGAAGCTTACCCCCGGCACGCCAGAAGCAATGCCAGATGAATCACCGCTTCATCGCCTGGAGCATGCGCTCCACAAGCCCGTTGCATTCATCATCGTGCCGATCTTTGGCTTCGCCAATGCTGGCGTCTCGCTCTCCGGGCTGAGCTTCTCTGTGTTCGGCGAGCCTTTGACGATGGGTGTTGCCGGCGGTCTTGTCATTGGCAAACTGGTGGGTGTGCTCGGTATTGTCACACTGCTGGTCAAGCTTGGATTGGCGCAGCTTCCAGCCCAGGCGAGCTGGGGTCAGGTCGCCGGCACGGCTCTTCTTTGCGGGATCGGCTTCACGATGTCGCTGTTCATCGGGCTGCTCGCCTTCAACGATCCAGTGGTTCAGGATCACGTCAAGATCGGGATTTTGATGGGCTCACTTGTTTCAGGTGTCGCCGGCGCAGTCATCCTTACTGTTTCAAGCCGGCGTCAGTCAGACAGGCCCCAGTCCGATCAGGTCGCTGCCTGA
- a CDS encoding BCCT family transporter: MKSFIVNPPVFYGSVIIITLFVAVGIVLPGQAEALFSTVQGFILGTFGWFYLLSVGIFLAAMLLLCFGRYGQLKLGPDDSVPDFRFLSWIAMLFAAGMGIGLMFYAVGEPMTHYMAPPTAEPKSIAAMREAMTVTFFHWGIHAWAIYAVVGLSLAYFGYRYNLPLTVRSGLYPLLKNKINGPIGHAVDIFAIVGTMFGIATSLGLGVAQINAGLNHLLGVPISTTVQLFLIVLVTGMATVSVVTGLDKGVRILSETNLIVAVLLMLFVLVAGPTTQLLRDFVQNIGLYLDTIVLRTFNIYAYEPTPWIDSWTLFYWAWWISWSPFVGMFIARISRGRTVREFIAAVLFIPAGFTFFWMTVFGNTAMFIDTGAAAGALGAAISDDVSVGLFRFFEYLPLPGITSTLAVLLVSIFFITSADSGALVVDSIAAGGETETTTGQRIFWCSMEGIVAACLLVAGGLGALQSATVASALPFTFVMLALVVSLYLGMRQDLAQREVHNVRGAVPAEPASGQTWQRRLALILATTTEKEVVRFIDEKVAPALDKVAAELQSRGRPTVVERGAPGLVTLRSPASDVRDFIYGVTTQHHRVASFTTIRAGQAEYRYEARTFFSSGNSGYDLMGMTQDQIISDVLIQFERYLHLVHSPEFQLVHAAPEHTA; the protein is encoded by the coding sequence ATGAAATCATTCATTGTCAATCCACCAGTTTTCTATGGATCGGTTATCATCATCACCTTGTTTGTGGCTGTCGGCATTGTGCTGCCTGGTCAGGCAGAAGCTCTGTTCAGCACCGTTCAGGGCTTTATCCTCGGGACGTTCGGCTGGTTCTATCTCCTTTCAGTCGGCATTTTTCTGGCTGCCATGCTGCTCTTATGTTTTGGCAGGTACGGACAACTCAAACTAGGACCGGACGACTCTGTTCCAGACTTTCGGTTTCTCTCGTGGATAGCAATGCTGTTTGCTGCGGGTATGGGCATCGGGCTGATGTTTTACGCCGTCGGCGAGCCCATGACTCATTACATGGCGCCACCGACCGCCGAGCCGAAAAGCATTGCGGCCATGCGCGAAGCCATGACAGTGACTTTTTTCCACTGGGGCATTCACGCCTGGGCCATTTATGCCGTTGTTGGTCTGTCTCTGGCCTATTTTGGCTATCGCTATAATCTTCCGTTGACCGTTCGCTCTGGCCTCTACCCTCTGCTCAAAAACAAGATCAACGGTCCAATTGGACATGCAGTGGACATTTTCGCCATTGTTGGCACCATGTTCGGCATCGCGACCTCACTGGGACTAGGCGTGGCGCAGATAAATGCAGGGCTTAACCACCTGCTCGGCGTACCAATCAGCACGACTGTCCAGCTGTTTCTGATCGTTCTGGTCACCGGTATGGCTACCGTCTCGGTAGTCACGGGTTTGGATAAGGGTGTGCGCATTCTCTCCGAAACGAACCTTATCGTCGCAGTTCTACTCATGCTGTTTGTTCTGGTCGCCGGGCCGACCACGCAACTCTTGAGGGACTTTGTTCAGAACATTGGTCTCTACCTCGACACTATCGTGCTGCGGACATTCAATATCTACGCCTACGAGCCGACCCCGTGGATCGATTCCTGGACGTTGTTCTACTGGGCTTGGTGGATTTCCTGGTCGCCATTTGTGGGCATGTTCATTGCCAGGATCTCGCGCGGCAGAACCGTGCGCGAGTTTATTGCCGCGGTTCTCTTCATTCCTGCAGGTTTCACGTTCTTCTGGATGACAGTGTTCGGCAACACGGCGATGTTCATTGATACGGGCGCCGCTGCTGGTGCGCTGGGTGCTGCGATCTCCGATGACGTGTCGGTCGGACTTTTTCGCTTTTTCGAGTATCTGCCTCTTCCCGGCATCACCTCAACTTTGGCGGTCCTGCTGGTCTCGATCTTCTTCATCACCTCTGCAGATTCCGGGGCACTTGTGGTGGACTCGATAGCCGCTGGCGGGGAGACGGAGACGACAACCGGACAGCGCATCTTCTGGTGCTCGATGGAGGGAATTGTAGCGGCCTGTCTACTTGTTGCAGGCGGACTGGGTGCACTTCAATCCGCTACCGTTGCCAGTGCTTTGCCATTTACCTTTGTCATGTTGGCGCTTGTCGTTTCTCTCTATCTTGGCATGCGGCAAGATCTGGCGCAGAGGGAGGTGCACAACGTTCGCGGTGCCGTTCCGGCAGAGCCAGCCTCCGGGCAAACCTGGCAGCGTCGGCTTGCACTGATACTGGCAACGACAACAGAAAAAGAAGTCGTTCGCTTCATCGATGAGAAAGTCGCACCTGCTTTAGACAAAGTCGCAGCGGAGCTCCAATCGAGAGGTCGGCCAACGGTCGTCGAGCGGGGCGCTCCGGGCCTGGTGACATTACGTTCTCCGGCCTCGGACGTGCGTGACTTTATTTATGGGGTCACAACGCAACATCATCGTGTCGCGAGCTTCACAACGATACGGGCCGGGCAAGCGGAATACCGCTATGAAGCACGGACTTTCTTTTCCAGCGGCAATAGCGGCTATGACCTGATGGGCATGACCCAGGATCAGATCATAAGTGACGTCCTCATCCAGTTCGAGCGTTACCTGCATCTGGTCCATTCACCGGAGTTCCAGCTTGTCCACGCGGCCCCGGAACATACGGCATGA
- a CDS encoding DUF2254 domain-containing protein produces MKSKWQWWFGQVVRRIWFRATLFSLAGVFTALLAVAVSPYIPQDLPTKIGADAVDKILGIIASSMLTVTTFSLTTMVSAYSAVTTNVTPRATRLVMEDSTTQNVLATFVGSFLFSLVGIIALTTGYYGDRGRVILFVVTIGVIILIVVTLLRWIDHLSRLGRVTETTQRVEQAAIESLKAWLETPHLGGNRLQENDKRVGKPNTAIFQRQVGYVQHVDAGMLSEIADEFDVEIAVVAIAGKLVSHTTPLAWATGQIRVEVCERIANAFTIGDVRSFDQDPRFGAVVLSEIASRALSPAVNDPGTAIDVISRGVRMLATWDEHCRERDVRYPRLFVAPVTLDELCDDLFVPIARDGAANVEVSIRLQKAFHILHGFKNGNFEKVACRHSAAAVKRSEASAMVEDDLEHVRRLAGLMARPSQ; encoded by the coding sequence ATGAAGTCAAAGTGGCAGTGGTGGTTCGGCCAGGTCGTACGCCGCATTTGGTTCAGGGCAACACTGTTTTCACTGGCAGGGGTTTTCACCGCTTTGCTGGCAGTTGCCGTTTCGCCCTACATACCCCAGGATCTGCCAACCAAGATCGGTGCTGACGCTGTCGACAAGATACTGGGCATCATCGCCTCGAGCATGTTGACGGTGACGACGTTTTCGTTGACCACGATGGTATCTGCTTATTCTGCAGTCACAACGAATGTCACTCCGCGGGCAACCAGACTGGTGATGGAAGATAGTACGACTCAGAATGTGCTTGCCACCTTCGTCGGCTCATTCCTGTTCAGCCTCGTGGGGATAATCGCACTGACGACGGGATATTACGGAGACCGCGGACGCGTCATTCTTTTCGTGGTGACGATCGGCGTCATCATCCTGATCGTTGTAACCCTGTTGCGCTGGATCGATCACCTTTCCCGGCTGGGGCGCGTAACAGAAACCACGCAACGTGTTGAGCAGGCTGCGATCGAGTCATTGAAAGCCTGGTTGGAGACGCCACATCTTGGAGGTAACCGACTGCAAGAAAACGACAAGCGGGTTGGAAAACCAAATACAGCAATCTTCCAACGACAGGTTGGATATGTTCAGCATGTGGATGCAGGCATGCTGTCCGAGATCGCTGATGAATTCGATGTCGAAATAGCTGTTGTTGCGATAGCCGGAAAGCTGGTGTCACATACCACACCGCTTGCCTGGGCAACTGGGCAGATCAGGGTAGAAGTATGCGAGCGCATAGCGAATGCGTTCACGATTGGCGACGTCAGATCCTTCGATCAGGATCCTCGCTTTGGAGCCGTCGTTTTATCAGAGATCGCTTCGCGAGCCTTATCTCCAGCAGTGAACGACCCGGGGACTGCGATTGACGTCATCTCTCGTGGAGTCCGGATGCTTGCGACTTGGGACGAACACTGCCGAGAACGCGATGTGCGCTATCCCCGCCTTTTCGTAGCGCCAGTTACCCTTGATGAGCTGTGTGATGATCTTTTTGTGCCGATTGCCAGAGATGGAGCCGCAAATGTCGAGGTTTCCATACGCCTCCAAAAGGCATTTCACATCCTTCACGGCTTCAAAAACGGGAATTTTGAAAAGGTAGCGTGCAGACATTCGGCAGCCGCTGTTAAGCGATCTGAAGCATCGGCGATGGTGGAAGACGATCTTGAGCACGTTCGGCGTCTGGCAGGACTGATGGCTCGCCCTTCGCAGTGA